A region from the Melioribacter roseus P3M-2 genome encodes:
- a CDS encoding sodium:solute symporter family protein: MDLSFYEWLIVAVVMSFSFYGVYLSKRHVKSVADFLSAGRSAGRYMITVSQGMTAIGAITIVGQWEMNYVAGFVLRWWEFIMAVVLLIVTVTGWVIYRFRQTRALTVAQFLEMRYSRNFRIYAGILAFISGLLNFGIFPAVSARFIIYFCRLPLSFQFLGVEVSTFPVTMALLLLVSLYFVFAGGQVAIIVTEFIQGVFLNITFIAILVFCLFFVNWDQIMQAVSTVPENASLINPFKASEVQDFNFWYFLINVVGIIYGKMSWQGGQGYYSSAKSAHEAKMGEVLANFRDIPRWLFYVFVPVVAFTILHHVDFSNVATVVEKTLSGIDNKAVQNQLRVPLVLSEILPFYLRGALLAVMIMATVGTNSSYMHSWGSIFIQDVVMPFRKKKFSHEQHLRVLRYSILGVCVFIFFFSLFFPMTDYIFLYFAITAAIFVGGSGSVIIGGLYWKYGTTAAAWVSLTIGSAVAVSGIILQQIYPDFPINGQYFWAISMGVSSLSYILVSLFGNRQEFNMDKMLHRGIYAIKDETVVVNEVPLKGLRMLGIGKEFTKGDKLIYIVSYVWTFAWVAVFIIGTIWNLLYDVPDSVWLAFWRKYVEINLAASFVIIIWFILGGTVDFKDMMSRLKTMARDYNDDGTVNNNNNE, translated from the coding sequence ATGGATTTATCCTTCTATGAATGGTTGATAGTTGCCGTAGTAATGAGCTTCTCTTTCTATGGCGTTTATTTGAGCAAAAGACATGTAAAAAGCGTTGCCGACTTCTTATCTGCAGGTCGTTCCGCCGGCAGATATATGATAACCGTTTCTCAGGGAATGACTGCAATCGGAGCAATTACGATTGTGGGTCAATGGGAAATGAATTATGTGGCGGGTTTTGTTCTGCGCTGGTGGGAATTCATTATGGCGGTTGTACTCTTAATTGTAACCGTAACCGGCTGGGTTATCTATCGATTCAGACAGACTCGCGCGCTGACCGTAGCGCAGTTCCTCGAAATGAGGTACAGTCGAAATTTTAGGATTTATGCCGGCATACTGGCGTTTATATCCGGACTTCTGAATTTCGGTATTTTCCCCGCAGTGAGCGCCCGTTTTATAATTTATTTTTGCAGACTGCCTTTGAGCTTTCAGTTTCTCGGCGTTGAAGTTTCCACGTTTCCCGTTACAATGGCTCTCTTATTATTAGTCTCCCTCTACTTTGTGTTTGCGGGCGGGCAAGTCGCAATAATCGTTACGGAATTTATTCAGGGTGTTTTCTTAAATATTACATTTATAGCAATCCTTGTATTTTGCCTTTTCTTCGTCAACTGGGATCAAATAATGCAAGCCGTTAGTACGGTTCCCGAAAATGCATCGTTGATAAATCCATTTAAAGCGAGCGAAGTGCAGGATTTTAACTTCTGGTATTTCTTGATAAATGTTGTCGGAATTATCTACGGCAAAATGTCGTGGCAGGGAGGACAGGGATATTATTCGTCCGCCAAAAGCGCGCATGAAGCTAAAATGGGAGAAGTGCTGGCTAATTTCAGAGATATACCGCGATGGCTCTTTTATGTTTTCGTGCCGGTTGTGGCATTTACGATTTTACACCACGTGGATTTTTCCAATGTCGCCACGGTAGTCGAAAAAACATTGAGCGGTATCGATAACAAAGCCGTTCAAAACCAGTTGCGAGTGCCGCTTGTGCTTTCGGAAATACTGCCATTCTATTTGAGAGGGGCATTGCTTGCCGTAATGATTATGGCGACGGTGGGAACGAACAGTTCGTATATGCATTCATGGGGCAGTATTTTTATTCAGGATGTTGTAATGCCCTTCAGAAAAAAGAAATTTTCACACGAACAACATCTAAGAGTGCTTCGTTATTCAATTCTCGGCGTTTGCGTATTTATTTTCTTCTTCAGTTTGTTTTTCCCGATGACCGATTATATCTTCCTTTACTTTGCTATTACCGCCGCAATTTTTGTAGGCGGTTCGGGCTCTGTCATCATCGGAGGACTTTACTGGAAGTACGGCACTACCGCGGCTGCATGGGTATCGCTTACAATCGGTTCAGCAGTCGCGGTAAGCGGAATAATACTTCAGCAAATTTATCCCGACTTCCCGATAAACGGACAATATTTCTGGGCGATTTCGATGGGAGTTTCGTCGCTCAGTTATATACTTGTTTCATTATTTGGTAATCGTCAGGAATTCAATATGGATAAAATGCTTCACCGCGGTATATATGCTATCAAAGACGAAACCGTTGTCGTTAACGAGGTACCTCTGAAAGGGCTTCGTATGCTTGGTATCGGTAAGGAATTTACAAAAGGAGATAAGCTGATTTATATTGTATCTTATGTATGGACATTTGCATGGGTTGCGGTTTTTATTATCGGAACCATATGGAACCTTTTATACGACGTGCCCGATTCTGTTTGGCTGGCTTTCTGGAGAAAATACGTCGAAATTAATCTTGCAGCGTCGTTCGTAATTATAATTTGGTTCATCCTTGGGGGAACCGTCGATTTTAAGGATATGATGAGCCGATTGAAAACCATGGCAAGAGATTACAACGACGACGGAACAGTCAATAATAACAATAATGAATAG
- a CDS encoding alpha-L-fucosidase, with translation MTKKFLFAFLCPLIVFSQTKSNIVFIDPDDTPAEIIRKAANVIPAWRQYDWQKLELTAFIHFGMNTFMNLEWGRKDFDLSVFNPSGIDTDQWARILKEAGFKLIILTAKHHDGFCLWPSRYTDYDIENTPYKNGKGDIVKELSESCRKEGIKFGIYLSPWDMHEKTYGSDAYNEYFRNQLKELLTNYGEIAEVWFDGACGEGPSGKKQIYDWNSYYELIRELQPDCIIANMGPDVRWVGTESGYGRKTEWSVLPGNIMDTELIAASSQQKRLDNAFIPRDLTEEDLGSREKILKAKSLIWYPAEIDVSIRPRWFYHKEDDNFVKSPEKLFDIYLNSVGLNGVLLLNVPPNKDGLIVDQDIKSLIGFKYLIENTFGRNLATGKVTFVSSEREGNSAALILDNDYETYWTTYGSDSTAVIEISLDTIRTFNCAMLQENILEGQRIEKFSLEFWRHNQWKKFATGTTIGYKRLFKFDPVTTSRVRIIIEQCRTNPTLSSFGLYITPPSLSFSPGDTTFRDTLAIKINCDIPDSKIYYTLDGSLPDSNSTLYDGEIIIDSSTTITAVAFSGDGKKGLPVSVDYYKAKYEIISLTKYSQAYSGGGKYALVNGVRGSSYFKDGNWQGYHGNDLVAVLDLKEYKRIRKISAGFLKDINAYIFFPDSVTFYTSEDGINFNKLGSKKTVDTNENNAEIQSVSINANGINCRYIKIEAKNIGVCPEWHVGKGAKAWLFADEITVE, from the coding sequence ATGACAAAGAAATTTTTATTTGCCTTTTTATGTCCTTTGATTGTTTTTTCACAAACAAAAAGCAACATTGTATTTATTGATCCGGACGATACGCCCGCGGAGATAATTCGTAAAGCGGCAAATGTAATCCCTGCATGGCGCCAGTACGACTGGCAAAAATTGGAGCTTACAGCGTTCATCCATTTCGGTATGAATACATTTATGAACCTGGAATGGGGACGAAAAGACTTTGATTTATCGGTTTTCAATCCATCCGGAATCGATACCGATCAGTGGGCAAGAATTTTAAAAGAAGCCGGCTTTAAGCTGATTATCCTTACCGCCAAACACCACGACGGATTTTGTTTGTGGCCAAGCAGGTATACCGATTACGACATTGAGAATACTCCCTATAAAAACGGCAAGGGGGATATTGTAAAAGAATTATCGGAATCCTGCCGGAAAGAAGGAATTAAATTCGGAATATATCTGTCTCCGTGGGACATGCACGAAAAAACTTACGGCTCGGATGCTTATAACGAATATTTCAGAAATCAATTAAAAGAATTATTGACAAACTACGGGGAAATAGCCGAAGTATGGTTCGACGGCGCATGCGGAGAAGGCCCGAGCGGCAAAAAGCAAATTTATGACTGGAATTCTTATTATGAACTGATTCGAGAACTCCAGCCGGATTGCATTATTGCCAATATGGGACCAGATGTAAGGTGGGTGGGCACAGAATCCGGTTACGGAAGAAAGACCGAATGGAGCGTGCTTCCCGGAAACATCATGGATACGGAGTTGATAGCCGCTTCTTCACAGCAAAAAAGATTGGATAATGCATTTATTCCCCGCGACCTGACTGAAGAAGACCTCGGAAGCAGGGAAAAAATTTTGAAAGCAAAATCCCTCATCTGGTATCCGGCAGAGATAGACGTGTCTATCCGCCCCAGATGGTTCTACCACAAAGAAGACGACAACTTTGTTAAATCCCCCGAAAAACTCTTTGATATCTATCTTAATTCCGTAGGACTCAACGGAGTATTACTTTTAAATGTTCCGCCTAATAAAGATGGTTTAATCGTTGACCAAGACATAAAGAGTTTAATAGGCTTCAAATACCTGATTGAAAATACATTCGGTCGAAATCTTGCGACGGGCAAAGTTACATTTGTTTCATCCGAAAGAGAAGGCAACAGCGCGGCTTTAATATTGGATAACGACTACGAAACTTATTGGACTACATACGGCTCGGATTCAACAGCGGTTATTGAAATTTCACTTGATACGATTAGGACTTTCAACTGCGCAATGCTGCAGGAGAATATTCTGGAAGGTCAAAGGATCGAAAAATTTTCTCTTGAATTCTGGAGACATAATCAATGGAAAAAGTTTGCAACCGGCACAACGATAGGATATAAAAGGCTCTTCAAATTCGACCCGGTTACTACTTCAAGGGTAAGAATAATCATAGAGCAATGCAGAACAAATCCCACTTTGTCTTCATTCGGTCTGTATATCACTCCCCCGTCGCTCTCTTTTTCGCCAGGGGACACTACATTCAGGGATACGCTTGCGATTAAGATAAATTGCGACATTCCGGACTCGAAGATATATTACACGCTTGACGGTTCGCTGCCCGACAGCAATTCTACTCTTTACGACGGGGAAATTATTATCGACTCCTCAACGACAATTACGGCGGTGGCATTCTCCGGCGACGGTAAAAAAGGATTGCCGGTTAGCGTTGATTATTACAAAGCGAAATATGAAATAATCTCCTTAACGAAATATTCCCAAGCTTATTCCGGAGGGGGTAAATATGCGCTAGTAAACGGCGTTAGAGGAAGTTCTTATTTCAAAGACGGTAATTGGCAGGGTTATCACGGCAACGACCTTGTTGCTGTGCTCGATTTAAAGGAATACAAAAGGATTAGAAAAATATCAGCAGGTTTTCTGAAAGATATTAACGCATATATATTTTTTCCGGACTCTGTTACTTTTTATACATCCGAAGACGGAATAAATTTCAATAAACTTGGCAGTAAAAAAACTGTCGATACAAACGAGAATAACGCTGAAATTCAATCCGTCAGCATTAATGCAAACGGAATTAATTGCAGATATATAAAAATCGAAGCGAAAAATATCGGAGTCTGTCCCGAATGGCACGTCGGAAAAGGCGCCAAAGCCTGGTTATTTGCAGACGAAATTACCGTTGAATAG
- a CDS encoding alpha-L-fucosidase, translated as MAKEDKKPLHAGAVEIDEALKVYYPETDERVLKKLNVWQSLKFGLLMHWAPSSQWGIVESWSLCSEDEEWCKRNIEDYCEYKRLYENLITTFNPVEFNPEKWADAALAAGMKYFIFTTKHHDGFCMYDSNYTDYKITGERCPFRHNPNANITKALFDSFRHRNFMIGAYFSKPDWHSDYYWWRRFATPDRNVNYDIRKYPERWNKFVEFTHNQIMELMTDYGSIDILWLDGCWVRSYTEEELEAERKKANFNIYRIQNQDIKMPLLAKKAREKQPGLIIVDRAVPGPYQNYLTPENQIPENTLPYPWETCMPITPSWSYEPGLKYKSSREIIHLLIDIVSKGGNLLLNIAPTPEGDWEPEAYERLKDIGKWMKINGEAIYDSEPVFPYKQNQLSYTRNKSNFYAFYRIKEDENLLPKEINITIPEIKDEPVITVQGNDAILQCKRDGEKIIIIIPEELRKVKKDQYTFTMKIRT; from the coding sequence ATGGCTAAAGAAGATAAGAAACCGTTGCATGCAGGAGCCGTCGAAATTGACGAAGCTCTAAAAGTTTACTATCCCGAAACCGACGAACGGGTGCTTAAAAAATTGAATGTATGGCAGAGTCTAAAATTCGGGCTGTTGATGCACTGGGCTCCGTCGAGCCAATGGGGTATTGTGGAATCCTGGTCTCTGTGTTCCGAAGATGAGGAGTGGTGTAAACGAAATATCGAAGATTACTGCGAATACAAAAGGCTTTATGAAAATCTTATTACCACTTTCAATCCGGTTGAATTCAATCCCGAGAAATGGGCGGATGCAGCGCTAGCTGCGGGTATGAAATATTTTATTTTTACAACCAAGCATCACGACGGCTTTTGCATGTACGACAGCAATTATACGGATTACAAAATTACGGGAGAACGTTGCCCGTTCAGGCACAATCCTAACGCAAATATTACAAAAGCGCTTTTTGATTCCTTCAGACATCGCAATTTTATGATCGGCGCATATTTTTCCAAACCAGATTGGCATTCCGACTATTACTGGTGGAGACGTTTTGCCACTCCCGACAGAAACGTTAATTACGACATTCGGAAATATCCGGAAAGATGGAATAAATTCGTAGAGTTTACGCACAATCAAATTATGGAATTGATGACGGACTACGGAAGCATCGATATACTTTGGCTCGACGGCTGTTGGGTACGGAGTTACACGGAAGAAGAATTGGAAGCTGAACGTAAGAAAGCTAATTTCAATATCTATCGAATTCAAAACCAGGATATAAAAATGCCCTTGCTGGCTAAAAAAGCGAGGGAAAAACAACCGGGATTGATAATTGTCGATAGAGCAGTACCCGGCCCGTATCAAAATTACCTGACGCCCGAAAATCAAATCCCGGAAAACACTCTCCCCTATCCGTGGGAAACTTGTATGCCGATAACGCCTTCCTGGTCTTACGAACCGGGATTGAAATATAAATCGTCGAGGGAAATAATTCATTTACTGATCGATATAGTTTCGAAGGGGGGCAATTTATTATTGAACATTGCGCCAACTCCCGAAGGAGACTGGGAACCGGAAGCATATGAACGATTAAAAGATATCGGAAAGTGGATGAAAATAAACGGAGAAGCAATTTACGATTCGGAACCCGTTTTTCCTTATAAACAAAACCAGCTTTCTTATACGAGGAATAAAAGCAACTTCTACGCCTTCTACAGAATAAAGGAGGATGAAAATTTATTACCGAAGGAAATTAATATTACAATTCCGGAAATAAAAGACGAACCGGTTATTACCGTTCAGGGGAATGACGCTATTCTTCAATGCAAACGCGACGGAGAAAAAATTATCATTATAATTCCCGAAGAATTGCGTAAGGTAAAAAAGGATCAATATACTTTTACAATGAAAATAAGGACGTAA
- the fucP gene encoding L-fucose:H+ symporter permease, translated as MNGESKSKIRSPIVQRKHLIPFILITSCFAWWGLANNMTDTLLAAFKRIMSLSDFQTSWIQIAFYGSYFCLALPAAIFIKKFTYKAGVLLGLGLFITGALLFYPASKTMNYFHFLLALYILAGGLSILETSANPYVIAMGDASTATRRLNLAQSFNPIGSIAGVIISQLFILSHLNSATDVERLSMAPEQLKKIQSAELSAVMGPYVGVAIILLFLWILIAFTKMPRAKDESGHVDVKQTLKRLLRNKNYLLGVSAQFFYVGAQIGVWSFTIRYVMKQLELNEKNAATYYLISLALFALFRFICTVLMKYISPGKLLAYLSGIATVLTIAVIVSGGYAGVIALVSISACMSLMFPTIFGLAVEGLNSDTQIASSGLIMAILGGAILTALQGLVSDLTSNINLAYIIPLFCFIVIFYYGLYVIKRHKKIAIQR; from the coding sequence ATGAACGGCGAAAGTAAAAGTAAAATCCGTTCTCCCATTGTACAGCGTAAACATTTAATCCCATTTATTCTGATAACCAGCTGTTTTGCCTGGTGGGGACTGGCAAACAATATGACCGACACTTTGCTGGCGGCATTTAAAAGAATTATGAGCCTGTCGGATTTTCAGACTTCCTGGATACAGATAGCATTTTACGGTTCGTATTTTTGTCTGGCTTTGCCGGCTGCAATTTTCATAAAGAAATTCACTTATAAAGCCGGGGTATTGCTCGGATTGGGTTTGTTTATAACAGGCGCCTTGCTTTTTTATCCTGCCAGCAAAACGATGAATTACTTTCACTTTCTGCTGGCGCTCTATATATTAGCCGGAGGGTTATCTATTCTGGAAACCTCAGCCAATCCCTATGTTATAGCTATGGGCGACGCTTCTACAGCCACTCGAAGGTTAAATCTTGCGCAATCGTTTAATCCGATCGGTTCGATTGCCGGAGTAATTATCAGCCAGCTATTTATTCTATCGCATTTGAACAGCGCTACGGATGTCGAGCGTTTGTCCATGGCTCCGGAGCAACTTAAAAAAATCCAATCGGCTGAATTGTCCGCCGTTATGGGTCCCTATGTAGGAGTTGCTATAATACTTTTATTTTTGTGGATTCTTATAGCTTTCACTAAAATGCCGCGAGCAAAGGACGAATCGGGGCATGTGGATGTAAAACAAACTTTAAAAAGATTACTGAGAAATAAGAATTATTTGCTGGGCGTTTCAGCGCAATTCTTCTATGTGGGCGCTCAGATTGGAGTATGGTCTTTTACAATACGTTATGTAATGAAACAATTGGAACTGAACGAAAAAAATGCTGCCACTTACTATCTAATTTCTTTGGCGCTCTTTGCATTATTTCGATTCATCTGTACGGTTTTGATGAAATATATTTCACCGGGGAAATTACTCGCGTATTTATCCGGAATAGCGACTGTTCTCACGATTGCGGTGATCGTTTCCGGAGGATATGCAGGCGTTATTGCCCTCGTATCGATCTCCGCTTGTATGTCCTTGATGTTTCCGACGATATTCGGACTTGCAGTGGAAGGATTAAACAGCGATACTCAAATTGCAAGTTCCGGACTTATTATGGCAATTCTCGGAGGCGCTATATTAACCGCTTTGCAGGGTTTGGTATCCGATTTGACGTCTAATATCAATCTCGCTTATATTATTCCTTTGTTTTGTTTTATAGTTATTTTTTATTACGGACTATATGTCATCAAGCGACATAAGAAAATAGCTATTCAACGGTAA
- a CDS encoding glycoside hydrolase family 20 protein gives MKFSAVFLFGILFTIAPKFYAQSGTLQSLIPKPEKIIPSEGKFTFDNKITVKSTSGKLASYFKNKIFELTGIKLMNDSSAKIKTIIFESGVLPNESDKEAYNLEITQSTITISANTDEGIFRGIQTVFQLIPPEIKKSRNGKPFVLPACKIEDNPRFQWRGLNLDCSRHFMSKDFIKRYIDILAYFKFNTLHWHFTDDQGWRIEIKKYPKLTQIGAWRKEADGSLYGGYYSQEDIKEIVEYAKSRYINIVPEIEMPGHCLASLASYPENSCTGGPFEVTNMWGVMKDVYCAGRDSTFIFLQNILDEVIDLFPGKYIHIGGDEVPKDRWKECPRCQERIKTEGLKDEKELQSYFIKRIVNYLESKGKTAIGWDEILEGGLAPGVIVQSWQGHDGAIAAARQKHYTICSPTSHTYLNYDPDNLDLKIAYSFEPVPVELNEEEAVYVIGSEANLWTEHCPQEKVDSQLFPRILALSEVFWTTGSKDYDEFYSRLKNKYEDLTSLGIKYGRESKLITYKVEHNTDPQQYIVTFDIHQEGVNLRYTLDGTTPTYKSEIYTQPIVVNNTSKLVAAAFRDTFFLNKKINFDFIFHKAVGSDIKIINEYSLHYRANGDNSLVDGIRGTDDFHDGMWQGYQGVDFEAVIDLGSEKEISRVVPRFILNSNSWVFLPKKVVISISKDGSKFSDEKVIANDVPQKNSEIIIKEFGADFIASKARYIKVFAESIKVCPEWHPGAGHKAWLFIDEIVVE, from the coding sequence ATGAAATTTTCTGCCGTTTTTTTGTTTGGAATATTGTTCACCATAGCTCCTAAATTTTATGCTCAGAGCGGTACATTGCAATCTCTAATTCCCAAACCGGAGAAAATAATTCCATCTGAGGGCAAATTTACTTTTGATAACAAAATTACAGTAAAATCAACAAGCGGCAAATTAGCCTCCTATTTTAAAAACAAAATATTCGAGTTGACAGGCATTAAACTGATGAACGACAGCTCTGCTAAAATTAAGACGATAATTTTTGAATCCGGCGTGCTGCCAAACGAAAGCGACAAGGAAGCGTATAATCTCGAGATTACTCAGTCAACTATTACTATCTCCGCTAATACGGACGAAGGGATATTCAGAGGGATTCAAACCGTCTTCCAGTTGATACCGCCCGAAATAAAAAAGAGCCGGAACGGAAAGCCGTTCGTATTACCTGCATGTAAAATAGAAGACAATCCGCGTTTTCAGTGGAGAGGCTTAAATCTCGATTGCAGCCGCCATTTTATGAGCAAAGATTTTATAAAAAGGTATATCGATATACTCGCATATTTTAAATTCAACACGCTCCACTGGCATTTTACCGACGACCAGGGTTGGAGAATAGAAATAAAGAAATATCCCAAACTAACCCAAATCGGCGCCTGGCGCAAAGAAGCAGACGGTTCGCTTTACGGCGGATATTATTCACAAGAGGATATAAAAGAAATTGTTGAGTACGCAAAAAGCAGGTATATCAATATCGTCCCCGAAATTGAGATGCCGGGACACTGCCTTGCGTCCTTGGCTTCTTATCCTGAAAATTCTTGCACAGGCGGACCCTTCGAGGTTACGAATATGTGGGGCGTTATGAAAGACGTTTACTGCGCCGGTAGGGACTCCACTTTTATATTTCTTCAAAACATTCTGGACGAAGTAATCGATTTGTTTCCCGGCAAATACATCCATATAGGAGGCGACGAAGTTCCGAAGGACAGATGGAAAGAATGTCCCAGATGCCAGGAAAGAATCAAGACGGAAGGTTTGAAAGACGAGAAGGAACTGCAAAGTTATTTCATAAAACGGATTGTCAATTACCTTGAATCGAAAGGGAAAACAGCAATTGGTTGGGATGAAATTCTCGAGGGAGGACTCGCTCCCGGAGTAATCGTTCAATCGTGGCAGGGACACGACGGCGCAATTGCGGCGGCTCGTCAAAAACATTATACAATATGTTCCCCTACTTCCCATACTTATCTGAATTACGATCCTGATAACCTCGACCTTAAAATAGCCTACTCTTTCGAACCGGTTCCAGTGGAATTGAATGAAGAGGAAGCCGTTTACGTCATAGGAAGCGAAGCAAATTTATGGACTGAACATTGTCCTCAAGAAAAAGTAGACTCTCAACTCTTCCCGCGTATTCTTGCTCTCTCCGAAGTTTTCTGGACAACGGGATCGAAAGACTATGATGAATTCTATAGTCGCCTCAAAAACAAATACGAAGATCTGACTTCGCTAGGAATCAAATACGGAAGAGAATCGAAACTAATCACATATAAAGTCGAACACAACACAGATCCCCAACAATATATTGTTACATTCGATATTCATCAGGAAGGCGTTAACCTCCGTTACACTCTGGACGGAACAACGCCCACATACAAATCGGAAATTTATACCCAACCGATTGTCGTCAACAACACCAGCAAGCTCGTAGCGGCTGCTTTCAGAGATACTTTTTTCCTGAATAAAAAAATTAACTTTGATTTTATTTTTCATAAAGCCGTCGGCAGCGACATCAAAATTATCAATGAATATAGCTTACATTACAGAGCTAACGGAGATAACTCATTAGTAGACGGCATACGCGGCACCGACGATTTTCACGACGGTATGTGGCAGGGATATCAAGGCGTCGATTTCGAAGCGGTTATCGATTTAGGTTCCGAAAAAGAAATTTCGAGAGTAGTGCCGCGATTTATATTAAACTCCAACTCCTGGGTATTCCTTCCTAAAAAAGTGGTAATTTCCATATCGAAGGACGGAAGTAAATTTTCAGATGAAAAAGTTATTGCGAACGACGTACCTCAAAAAAATTCCGAAATAATAATAAAAGAATTCGGAGCGGATTTTATCGCATCCAAAGCTCGCTACATAAAAGTATTCGCCGAAAGCATTAAAGTATGTCCCGAATGGCATCCGGGAGCAGGCCATAAAGCCTGGCTGTTTATCGATGAAATCGTAGTTGAATAA